The sequence GCAAAAACCCTACATGACTATCTTCAAAGACTACAACATTTGGACAATATATTTTCCCTTTGGGGATTCATAAAGTACTGTATCATTTAATTCAATTCTTCTCTAATAACAGTTCATTTAAAATAGACTGAGGCGAAGAGGAAAACTGCCCTGTGGTCTGACAAATCAAAGTTGTTTGATCTTGTTTCTCTGAAATCATGAATGCTGCATCGTCCAAGCTTAAATGGACAGGGACCATTCAGCGTTTTGTCAGCACACAGTTCAAAACCAGCACAGGGGCGCATTAATTAAGACACCATGATGGCTGAATACCACACACGGGGTTTGGGCAACATATGTCTCCATTAAGACACTTTCAGGGAAGCCTTTGTCTGTTTTAACAATGAAAAGCCAAACCTAATTCTACACATATGACAACAGCATCTCTCTGTGGTGAAAGAGTTGAAGCACCCACAGCAAACATTTGCACATTTTGAATTAAAAAGCTGTTGACGCTAAATATatactttacaaaaaaaagaaaggatttAATAAATCACAAATCATATCTCACAAATATTTTCTCCAACATAAATAATTTTGCTTCATCATTCTACATCGTGAAAGGAGTCAATCAGAATGTAAAGTCTGGGTGTTACAATGATGCCATCTGGTGGTACACCTTATCATTGCAGCCTGCAGCATGGATACTGTTCAGACTAGTCAGTGCAGGTTTTCAGTGGCAGCCATGTTAACACATCAGTGCTTGATTATTGTTGCAGCATTAAACGCTTTCAGTTTGAATAAGAGGATATTTGACACACGGGGGTGTGTCATTACCTATGGCATAGACAACAAAAATACTATTGCCTAAGAAGAAAATAGGATCACTCAAAATGATCACTTCACTTGCTAAAATAGGAGAAATACTTAGTATTTATGGAACATGTTACCACAGTTTGACACTACTCTTAATATTGTGATCGATAATTAttcttttgatattttgaaATTATTCTAACTACTCCGACTGATCCAGAATTCCATATACCTACTTTATACATGAAATTTGTCAAAGCACAACAAAAGAAGCTTCAATATCCCTGAAAGCGAAATACGAGCGGTGTTGTTCACTTTTTGACTACAGTTCCCATGATACACCAGCAGCCCTCTGTGTGTGCACTGCCGTTGCATGGCTGCCGCTGCGTTCGCAGATTTATAAACACAACCGCCTACACTGACCCAAGGTGAGAAAGGGGCAGGAGACAGTCCAGATGATTGTGAAATCTGCTGAAACACGCTGCCGCTGTTCAACGTACCTTCAGTTTATATTTGGCTTAAAGGAGACGCAACAAAGCGCACAAAATGGTTGCGCTCCAGGCCCGGGCGAATAAGTAGGTTTACTATGGCTTTAAGAACGACAAAATAGTGTCTGCTTCTTTAAAATGATATCGGTTTACTGCTGAATAGATAATTAAGAAAAGTTTTAAGTTTCTAATTAATAAATATATGCATTTAATTTGCGACGAAACCAACAGAAAATGCATCACTGTTGGATAAGGGCCGCTTGCAATCAAAACGTCTTTAAAGCAAATGTGGTCAGTTTTCCCTCAGTTTGCATGTAAACCTGCTTAACTTAAAGAGGAAGCTGAGTTGGGCGGTAGTGTCCTCACGGTGATGGAACCAGCCTGCGACCGAGCCGGGGATgtaaaaaaaggtgaaaagccGACGGAGGACAAGGCCGCAGATCAGACCCCGGCCACCAGTACGGCCGGTACACCACGGAGGGGGCTCAGAGAGCGGGGAGCGGGCCGACCAAGGGCCGGCCTCTCGGCTACTACAGGGGACGTTAACGGTGCTGCGTCTAGCCCACTGACCTCGAGTCGAGTTTTAAGAGACAGGTCAACGAGGGCAGTACCGGCATGGTTGAAGGACTCCAAAAGTGACGACGACGAAGACGAACCGAGCCCGGACACCGGTGCGACTAAGCGGAGGAAAGTTTCCAACTCCAAGCGGAAGAAAATTTCAGAATCTGTGGATCCGTTGGAAGGTGGAGAGGTGTTCGCAGGTGACAACCTCCAAGGCACAGAGTAAGTTTTCACTTGGACAAGCCAAGCTTATAAAAACAACATTACAAGACCAGCACATTTGCTTACAATGAGGTTGTGTATACTTTCAACACATGTGTCGGTGGGTTTGGTTCCTGTCAAACGCACGCCTTTAGCATGGCACGTCCCCTCTCAACTGGCTGCAGGGGTGGAGTAAAAGTTACCTGTTTATAAAGATGCACACACATTTCTTAAGTGCCTCAGCTTCTGCAGTCAGGGTCTCATTATGTTTTATGATCAGTAGTGCTATGTCGCTCTGGAggtcaataaaatgtaaaatgtcagTGTTTTCCATCCTCTCTGTAGTTCAGAAGACCCCAAGAAACCTACCCCAGATGCTCAAGGTAATCAGTAATATCCCCGTTGTAACCTCACTATATCCTAATGTAATTATGTGTGTCGATTCAAACGGAGCtctttgtgtgtgtctttgcaTGTATCGCAATTGGCGTATTGGAGAATGTCTGACCACATTCTTCTACTCCCTCACATTAGCTCTTCCCTCCAGACGCCCCCCAGCCCAGACTGGTACCAAGCCTCCAGCTGGCAGGGCCGTCCGCGGCTCCTCCAAGGCTGTATGTAAGACCGAACCTGGAATGGAGAATCCAGCTGGTGAGCAACCTGTTGACAATGAGCTGCTCTGATTCAATTGAGTGCCCCTAAAACTCTCAAATTAAATTGTGCGGTCTGTTTTTAGGGCTTTTGAAAGCCCAGCATCAATGGCATCCCAAATCTGGGTGCCATCTTGTAATGGCCACCCCACAATACATCCAACAATTCACCTGCACAGACTAAAAGGTTGCAATGAGGGGACTGCTTTAAGTTATGGTGCCAAACATAAATTTGCATGAAGGTGCAAGTGGAACAGagtgagtttttgtttttgttttaatctcaTCATGTCTTTCTCTTTCATTAAACAGTGGCAGGAGAGGTAAACGTTCCAGAGAAGTACGACATGTAAGTACTTTTGTAATCAGAACGTAAATCAGTATTTTCTGGCTGTAATCTTCGGGCCCTCAGACAGCACTACATCCACAGATATAAGTGTATCCTTCACCttgcaaagagaaaacaaacgaTGTAAACAAGGTCCAGAAACACTGCTGTCTTCTCTGGGCCTGAGCTTGCTGGAATGTGAACTGAGGTGAAATGGAAAACTGAACTGTGGTGTAACAATTTCAAATTCACGTTGGAGCCCTTTGCTGCTGACTTAGCTGAGCAGAGAGCCGTGTTTCTGCAGTGAGAAACGGTAGGGGAAAGAAAGTCTCGGGGGCAAAGGGAAAAACAGGATTTCCGTCTCACTCCGTTCTGTTTTTATCTAACTTTTAAAcagcctcctttttttttttttttttttcttctccataTCGGATTGTATCATAAGCGTAGATCTTTTTTATTACTGTCCTATTTGTAAATTGTAGTGTGTGACCACACAAGGGCTTAAAGCTTTTCTCTGATAACTGAGAAGTTTCACACCGCCTGAACGTCAGCTACAGAGCCTTGAGCTTTTGCTCCCCCGCAGACTGGGCTACACCTTAACAAAGACGCGACTGCACGTTGTTGCGACACAGAACAGTTGTGTTGTCCTTATTTACGCGGAATAGTGCTGCAGTGGAACAAAAATGCAACTTGTACCAGGCTACAAATGTGTCTGGTTTTCTCATAAGGCTGACACAATTACCCATGAACTCCCTGCGACTGATGTGCTGTCTTTTCAAATCTCTGACAAGTCCATCTATAGACTCCATCAGTTTAGTTGTCGTACACATCCTCTCCTCCAGCTTGTTCCGACTTTTCTGTGTGGCAGTAGTTTTAATAGAAGCCATCGCTCAGCTTTTATTAGCCCCCCACACGAGCCGTTATATGCGGTCATTTTTGCTTTCAGTCATCATTGTTTGAAGGGGCTTAAAATCTCTGCCACCAGCTACAGCTGTGTGggtcttaaaaagaaaaactaaaacgAAGATGCACCATAACACGGGTGTAAATACTGGCGTAGGTCGCTTACTCTAATTAAGGATCATTGGTGAAACTTTATGCTCATGCAGTGAAAAGAAAGCGGAGGAAAAAGAGGAGGCAGCCGAGCAAGTCCTGGATGACGAGTCTCCATTTCAGGATGACCCGAATGATCTCAACTACCAGCCACAGAGCCAGAGGTACGCGCGGCTGCAGTGCGCCACTTAAGCACATGCTGAAGGTGTAAAGAAATGCTGCTTGAAGTCATTTTCGTTTTGTCGTCTTCAGTGGTGTCGAGGAGGAAGAGGCTATCAGCAGCGAGGAAGATATGCCCTTTAAAGATGACTTAAATGACCAGAGCTATGACCCGAGGGTTGaaaggtttgtttgtgtgtgtctgattAGTTGGGGTCGTTGCACTTCCTCAATTTTTCATATATACGTTCGGGCCTGATTTTCGCAGGGAaccatatttttctttattttgtcaaTGAAATAGGTTATTTatttcttgtttcttttcttttctttatagaGACTGCCCTAAACCAAAGCGCAGAGCCCCTCCGAgacagaaggagaagaaggaaaaagatAAAGCGCctaagaaagaaaaggaggtcGCTGAGATAAAAGTAGAAGGTTCGGACAATGTGGAGGCTGTGCAGGAGGAAGTAAAACTGGAGGAAGAAATAGTTGAAGATCCGGATGGACCCAGGAAGTAAGAGCTGTGCTAGACATGTAGGAAATGTAATCAATAAGAGTCGGCCATCCTAATTGCATGAATACAGTTTCAGTCTAATTTTGATGTGTGTGCGGTTGTGaaacaaacatccatccatccatccattttctatacccgctgaatctgtcggttgggtcgcgggggggctggagcctatcccagcggtcatcgggcgagaggcgtgaaacaaacatctttttaaaaaaaaaaactctctttgCTCTCACTGTGTTAGGAGAGGCCGACGGAAAAAAGATGACAAAACTCCACGGCTGCCGAAGAGAAGGTGAGAAGGTTGTGTGTTTGGAGTTTAAAGGGGACTCATCAGATGGAAATAAGCAGTATGTGATCCCTATAAGAATATAATCGTGACTGATATGTTTGCAGAAATGTAGCATTTTGCACGAGAGGCGTATATGTAGATTCGGACATTGACGTAATATTTGCTTTTCTCGTGCTTTTCTGCTTCGCTCCTTCAGGAAGAAGCCCCCCGTGCAGTACGTGCGCTGTGAAATGGAAGGATGTGGGACAGTGTTGGCTCATCCTCGCTACCTTCAGGTTGGTTTCATAAACCAACACGTGCTCGCCTGTTGTTCGCATCCGTCACTGTAACGGCctctttttcaaatcaaatgtagTTGGTGGGAATCGGCTTTGCTCGGGTTTTAATTAGATTAGGATTTAATCAGATTTTCCAGTCAGTGATTTAAGACATGCGAGGACAAATATTTACCGTAGATGTTATAAATGAATGGTTATGATTCCTCTCATATTCTTACCATGCATCCTGTTGTTGGCATTTTATTCAAACCGCCGAGCTCAAACAGGGGAAAAAGCACAGAAATGCAACAGTATTTCCCCAGAGAGGAAGGAAATTAAGTGGTGCTGCCTGTTCTCCTTAATCAatcatcaaactttatttatattgcaCTTTTCACACAGTTTttgcaattcaaagtgctttacctAAGATAAGTCCTTTTGTATCACtctcacactctcacacacaaacacacaaagatcATCATATTGAGCTAACAATATAAACCTGAATTGAGGAAGAAGACTAGAGATGAAGtcaaaaacattaaataaataaagaaacacattaaaataaactaaaataaatagCATAATAcagataaataaaattaaaacgaTAAGACGGCATCAAATATAACTAAAACAATGTAACTAAAATACTTATAAAAAAGGGTTAAAAGTACAACAGTTAAAAGGAGTGAAAAAATGAATATCAATTCAAATAAAAGCCGGGCCAATAAggcgagttttttttttttgttttttgtctggcTTTAAAAGAATGAATACTTCCTGTCTGAAGACCTGAGGGTTCTAACAGGCTCATAATATAAAAGCAGTTCTGATAAATACTTGGGAATAagagccttaaaaaaaaaaaaaaaaacaataaaagaatcttaaaatctattctgaagCTGACAGGAAACCAATGCAGAGACTCTAAAACTGCCATTTATATGTTTACTCGCACAACATTTAAAGCTAGAGCGtatccagtttaaaacaaaatttaaaaaaaagttgctctcTCCTTCTTTCCCTCCTTCCCACACCAGCACCATATAAAGTACCAGCACTTACTCAAGAAGAAGTACGTGTGTCCTCATCCTTCTTGTGGGAGGCTTTTCCGTCTACAGAAGCAGCTGCTGCGTCATGCGAAGCATCACACAGGTACACACGTGAGATTTGATGTTTAATCATTTCGAGTCAACACTGAGTTACTTTGCATGTAACGTGATTGTATTCTTTCTTTATATTCCAGACCAGAGGGACTACATCTGTGAGTTTTGTGCTCGTGCCTTTAAGAGCTCTCACAATCTGGCCGTGCATCGCATGATACACACCGGAGAGAAGCCACTGCAGTGAGTACTCCACTGTTTGTAGTTTCTGCATCGTTTTGCATTATTTTGTGAGGTTTTTTGTTCTCACCCGTCTTTACCCGTCAATAGATGCGAGATCTGTGGCTTCACGTGCCGCCAGAAGGCGTCTCTCAACTGGCACATGAAGAAGCATGACGCTGATGCCACCTATCAGTTCTCCTGCTCCATCTGTGGCAAGAAGTTTGAAAAGAAGGACTGTGTGGTGGCCCATAAGGCTAAGAGTCACCCAGAGGTGCTAATCGCTGAGGCTCTAGCAGCCAATGCCGGTGCCCTTATCACTACCCCTGCCTCCCTGCTGGAGCTGCAGGGCAACCCCATGCAGGCTGAGGGGTCCAGCATGGACGTGGGCCAAGTTGGGCCGGACGGTCAGGTGGAGCAGCTGGGTCAGGATGGGCAGCATGTGGCCCAGGTGTCCCAGATGAGTCACATGACCCAACAAGTTAGCCATCAGGTGGTTTTACTGGGGCAAGACCAGAGCCTTCATACGATGCAGGTGCCAGTGACAATTGCCCTGTCCCCCATAGACCCTCCTTCGCCAGCTGACAACCAACAGCAGACTCACCTCCAGCTGCAGATGCCCGTTCAGTTTGTGCAGACTGCTCAACAACCGCAGCAGCTGACCCTCCATTCCAGCTCAGTGGTGACCCAGCATCAACCCCAGCTGCAGCCTCTTCACCCGTACTCTCCCCAGCAGCAGAGCCAGGGGCAGCCGCAAATCCTACAGATGACCTTCCAGCCCGTCAGCCAGTCACAGACCCAAATTCAGCAGATCCCAATCTTAGCAACCTCCCAGCACCTTCAGACCCTACATGCAGCCGCTCCGAGCCCTCCTCTACTGTCCACCTCCCAACCTCAGTCCCAGAACCCAGCCACCACCAACGGAGACACCTTCATCCTGGACAACCCGGTGCTCTCTTCTTCCTCTACGTCAGGCAGCTCCCTTCAGCACACGGACGTTGTTGGGGAGGACAGTGTGGTCTGGGAGCAGACGGGACAGGGGGAAGTTCTGGCTGAAGCCACTGAGAGACATGTGCAGCAGGCCCTCATGTAAAACAatgacagaacagaacagaacagaggaTAGATACCTGACAtactgtattgccatatttgaggTAAATGTAGGATCACCAATATGATGTACTGTTCACTGTCATACTTGGTAGCTTTTTAGAATATCTGTATCAGTGAAAGAtacgtgtttgtttgtgtatgttGTTAACTTTGTATATAACAGCCCTGTATCTAGTTGTTTGAGTGTGTATATTGATCAGTTTATGTTGCCATTATACATTAGTATAGCCCATCTCAGAGGAATATGCAGCAAAAAAAACCCTGCTTTGTGGCATCTAATAGGTTGGAATATATCAGTTTAATTTATGAAGTGGATTAAAACAGAACGCACATGAGAACGTTGTGAACGTTCCGTGTTTGAGGTGAGAAAATTCTGTTCAAAGCTCTGGGCGGCCTCTCAGTTATCGTCACGTTTGACTGGACCTTTATTAGACGATGAAAAGATCGACGCTCACAAAGACGAGGGAAACGTGGAGAACCCAGCCAAAGTAAAGTCGACGGCTAATGTATAACATGTCTGTAAAAGTCACAAAATGTGCTTGTTTCAGATTTTGGCAGTCTTTGAATCCATGTCGAACGTTTTTGTGCAGCTGTTTGTAGACTGTGAAGGAACTCTTAACTTGCACAGTCAAATTCTGTAAGAAGTTATTCTAAGCAGCCAAAAGATGACATTTCACATAGCCAATCACATATGAACACATTTAAGTAACAGCAAGCACAGTCACTGATTGAATAACCTTTAAAGTTTAATGTCATTTGATAAACAAAACTATATAGAACCTTATAACCTCTCACCTTAGATTTGTTCTAGCACAAACAATATAAACTGTCAAATTATGAGATGTAAATAAATGTCTTAACATTTATCTGAAGTGTGTTCATTCATTGTATGGGGGGGTTCTCTTTAACACAACATGCAGCAGTATTGTTTTATCAGAGGTATGGGCCTTTCCCTTAGTCTTTCTGTTCAAGTGTTTTAATGTATTTAAGCAAGTGCCACACTTTGTCtcatctctgggacgtatacaGTAACCTCCGGCAAAGCCTCAGTCAGGATGTAACGGCAGGTGTAGGTCAGTTGCACGGCCCAGACCTTCATCCAGAGTTCTGTCTATTAACAGATTTAATTAGTTGTTAGTTGATTCTTTTATCAAAAATGCTAAAAATCCTAAACAAGCGCCCACAGACCTAGTTTCATCCCAGCCTACTGAGACGCACATCAGGACATATTGATGCGCTCTCTGTCCCTCTGCATGGTGTACTGCTTCAAAGCCCTTTTGGGGGGGACCAGGGTGTTACTCAGTCCAACTCTCCTCTTCTTCGCTTGCTGCCCCTCTGACTCTTCCTTTTTAGACTCCTGCTGGAGGCTTTGTGATGCTCCGACCACAGAGGGAGCTGCCTCTGACGTTTCTTCACTCGCAGATGAAAGACAGTCACGTGAcacagctggagtctgaaggtCACTATCGTGCGCAAACTTGCACTTGATCCCAAACCGGCATCTCCCGTCTTTCCTGTACGACACGCATATCCTTTTGCCCCCTATCTGGGAGGGTTTGGCCTGCATGGTGAGGGGAACGTGTTTCTGCAAGGCAGTGAGTTTCTGCTCCGCCTGAGCCTTGAAAGGGTTGGCAAACACACTGCTGCCAGCGCAGGCATTTAGAGATGGAGAGGGTAACTTAGAGGTTAGGAAACCTAAGGATGGCGCAGGCAGGGTGGACTGGCTGGGCGCAAGTGTTTGGTTTGGTGGCGAGGGCGCTGAATTGTCATCGTCTGGGTCCGATTCACTTGAAGTTGACTGCAATAAAAAGTTGCGAGCTTTCTTGTTACCTTCTGCTTCGTCACCCAAATCCTCAACGGGGCTAGAATACAAAACACAAAGTATTTACTGTACCATGTGAGTAACCGTAATAACCAATTACTACATTTTAATGACTTGTGTCGCCGCAAATAGCGTCTACTCACCTCGGTTTGGTGATGTTTACATCTTCTCCCCCGCTGTCAGAGTCAGAAGACACTCCGTAGCCGACCAGGGAGTTCATCCTTGAGGCTAAGCTAGTTAGCCTATGAGCTCGGTCTGTGAAGAAACGGGCGATGATGTCGTTCCTGGATCACTGTAGCCCGCAGAGCAAATATGTTGTTATGGAAGTATCGTGGTGGAAAAATATACAATCATTTCCATTTCCTCTCATAACATAACTCCCGGGTCGGCTATCACCATAGCTGGAGTTGTCCACTGTTGTTATTTGCTCGCTCTGTACATTATACGTGCCTGTACTGACCCCTGTAGGACAGGCGGGGCATTACACCCTGGAATGTATAAGCCGTGAAGCTGAAAACGTTTTACGGGTGGgcaaatgcttttgaaaactctGTAGCTTCTTCAGTTTAAGAAAAGCAACAATGTTGTAAAATGTCATCTTAATTACTTTAATTATAGTGTTCCGTCTGCTCAGTCCATTCGATTAAACTTAGCACTTTATTTCACACTATTAAGCTCTACACCTGATCTGTTTTAGTATCAAATAGTTCACTTTAACCCACATAATAGCTTGCATGAAAGGTGATACACACACACGAAAAAacatttgattaaattcatcttttattgCCATAATTAACAGACTGTATATTCTTgactgtgttaagactgtcatTTCTGCACAGCCCCAAATGACAGATTACAAACAGTCCTTGAATAACTCCAATGTATCCATCCTCTCTTTTTCAAGTAGTTAGCAATTAAGACATaacattttgaaatatttaGCTTAAGAGCACAACACTTGCTGTCGGTttgtaaagaataaaaaaatgataaagtttaaattaatttcttctaCTGTTTGGCTGCTGTCTGCCACCACAACAGCTTCTGTGCTTCTGTCTCTGGGACTCAATAAAAAGCCGTTCCTTCAGAACATAGTCCTGTTCCACCTGTGTTTAACTGGGTTGAGATTTGGTGAGTGGGAAGGTATAAATCATCATATAAATCATAACATCATTATACTTGAAAAACTGTCCAGTGACTCCTCCAACACTGTGAATAGGAGCGTTGTCTTCCTGTAAAACACCACTATCTTCAGGTTAGAAATGTTTCATCCCAGGGTGAAGGTGATTACTCTGAGCAGTGGAGTGACAcccccacccatccacccacagCATATGGAGCTGCTAGATCCGCTCATTGAGAGGGTTAGAGTTCAGGCCAGTACCATTATCTTCGTGCACACTAAACATGCACTCCGCTCCATTCAGCAGAAACTTTTCTCCTGGTCTCTGTAGACTAGTGTTTATGGTTTTTCTACCATACAATTTCCCTGCTCTGGTCACTGATGTATGTCCAACAGATCTAAATTCAGATTTCACTTCACTGGTTTTACATGACACATTCGAGTAGTCTTTGCTGGCTGAAGCTTCAGGCCTCTGCACCCCAACAATGAACCCTGTTTCTGAGTCAGAGAGCATGACTGGGAGCTAACTGCTAAAGTGTATTTTCATACAACTGTGCGGTGACGGTAAATGACTGCACTTATATAGTGcctttctagtctagctgaccattCAAAgcgctttttttttacactacaagccacattcatcCATACACACAGACAGCACGTTTTAATCTGTACAATTTGTCATTGCTTtttctctatcacacacattcacacacatggacGCATCAGTGGGCGACTTGGGGTTCAGTGTCGTGCCAAGGCATGGGAGTTAAACCACGGCCTTCAGATCAGCAGACGACTGTTCTTCCCCCCGAGCTACAGTTGCTCCGAGGCTTTGTGTTTTGCCacgtgtttgtttatgtttatctaTTTTCAGTTCAAGTCACCAGTTTAATAGAATGTCCAGTTTTTGAGACATTACATTTTCTGCATCTGTGGGGACTTTGACTTACTGTAGAAGTGTTTTTTAAGGTGTTGTTCGTACCTCCATGTGTTTCAGCGAACTCAAAGGTTTAGATGGCTTTAAACCAGATGGCGTGTGTCTACCACACACGCCTGGCCCGCAAAGCACTTTCTTTTAGcttgtatacatttttttaatatatatatatatttttatcttctactttatattttatttcatgtttattgCTGTTTGCACTAGGGATAAGAGGGAAACACTATTTCAGTTCTCTGTATGCCCTGTACATATGGCAGCATTGATAATaaagttgacttgacttgaagaaaaaaaagaaacaaaaaaaaagcctaatGTC is a genomic window of Odontesthes bonariensis isolate fOdoBon6 chromosome 4, fOdoBon6.hap1, whole genome shotgun sequence containing:
- the zfp91 gene encoding uncharacterized protein zfp91, yielding MEPACDRAGDVKKGEKPTEDKAADQTPATSTAGTPRRGLRERGAGRPRAGLSATTGDVNGAASSPLTSSRVLRDRSTRAVPAWLKDSKSDDDEDEPSPDTGATKRRKVSNSKRKKISESVDPLEGGEVFAGDNLQGTDSEDPKKPTPDAQALPSRRPPAQTGTKPPAGRAVRGSSKAVCKTEPGMENPAVAGEVNVPEKYDIEKKAEEKEEAAEQVLDDESPFQDDPNDLNYQPQSQSGVEEEEAISSEEDMPFKDDLNDQSYDPRVERDCPKPKRRAPPRQKEKKEKDKAPKKEKEVAEIKVEGSDNVEAVQEEVKLEEEIVEDPDGPRKRGRRKKDDKTPRLPKRRKKPPVQYVRCEMEGCGTVLAHPRYLQHHIKYQHLLKKKYVCPHPSCGRLFRLQKQLLRHAKHHTDQRDYICEFCARAFKSSHNLAVHRMIHTGEKPLQCEICGFTCRQKASLNWHMKKHDADATYQFSCSICGKKFEKKDCVVAHKAKSHPEVLIAEALAANAGALITTPASLLELQGNPMQAEGSSMDVGQVGPDGQVEQLGQDGQHVAQVSQMSHMTQQVSHQVVLLGQDQSLHTMQVPVTIALSPIDPPSPADNQQQTHLQLQMPVQFVQTAQQPQQLTLHSSSVVTQHQPQLQPLHPYSPQQQSQGQPQILQMTFQPVSQSQTQIQQIPILATSQHLQTLHAAAPSPPLLSTSQPQSQNPATTNGDTFILDNPVLSSSSTSGSSLQHTDVVGEDSVVWEQTGQGEVLAEATERHVQQALM
- the LOC142378416 gene encoding uncharacterized protein LOC142378416, translated to MNSLVGYGVSSDSDSGGEDVNITKPSPVEDLGDEAEGNKKARNFLLQSTSSESDPDDDNSAPSPPNQTLAPSQSTLPAPSLGFLTSKLPSPSLNACAGSSVFANPFKAQAEQKLTALQKHVPLTMQAKPSQIGGKRICVSYRKDGRCRFGIKCKFAHDSDLQTPAVSRDCLSSASEETSEAAPSVVGASQSLQQESKKEESEGQQAKKRRVGLSNTLVPPKRALKQYTMQRDRERINMS